DNA from Pseudomonas putida:
CCAAACGCCGCTGCGCGGTGGTCGACCCCGGCGATGCCACCCCGGTGCAGGCCTGGCTGGCGGCCCACCCCGGCTGGGTGCTGGAGGACATCCTGATCACCCACCACCACCATGACCATGTCGGCGGCGTCGAGGCGCTCAAGCAGGCCACCGGCGCCCGTGTCTGCGGCCCGGCCAAGGAGCGCATCCCGGCCCGTGACGTGGCGCTGGGCGATGGCGACCAGGTGCAGGTGCTGGGCCTGGACTTCGAGATCATCGCCGTGCCCGGCCATACCCTGGGGCATATTGCCTATTACAGCGCGCCGCTGCTGTTCTGCGGCGATACCCTGTTCGCCGCCGGTTGCGGGCGCCTGTTCGAGGGTACTCCCGAACAGATGCACCAGTCCCTGTCGCGGCTGGCCGCACTGCCCGCCGAGACCCGTGTGTACTGCACCCACGAGTACACCTTGAGCAACCTGCGTTTCGCCACGGCCGTGGAGCCAGGAAACCCGCACGTAGCCCAACGATTCGCCGACGTTACCCAAATGCGGAGTGAAAATCGCATCAGCTTGCCCTCGACCATCGGTCTGGAGCTTCTTACCAACCCGTTTCTTCGTACCGCTGAAACATCAGTTAAACAAAAAGCAGACGAATGGAAGGGGCATTCCAATGCAAGCCAAGCCTCTGTTTTTGCTGCCTTGAGGTCTTGGAAAGACACCTTCTGATAACCTCAAGATATATCGCATCCCGTTGTCAACGGTTGACCCAGGGGGGACCGGTTTCTAGAATCGCCGAAATTTTTCGCCCGGAAACCTGTCCCAGCCGATGTCTTCCCGTAGCCGCAGAACCTCTCATTCCGTCGCTCTGACGCGTCTGGCCCAAATCAGCGCGCTGGCTCTGGCCGCCACTTTGGTGGGCTGCCAGAGCACCCGTCAGCTCGACGAATCCGACAGCGTTCGCGCAAGCTACCAGGCGCGCGTCAAGCACAAGCCTGCCCCGCTGATGGTCAAGAAAGCCGAGCAAACGCCCCAGGATGTCTGGGAGCGCATGCGCCAGGGCTTCGCCTTGCAAGACAACATCGACGTCAATCCGCGCATCGAACAGCAACGCCTGTGGTTCGCCAGCAACCC
Protein-coding regions in this window:
- the gloB gene encoding hydroxyacylglutathione hydrolase; amino-acid sequence: MIQIDALPAFSDNYIWLLQDTAKRRCAVVDPGDATPVQAWLAAHPGWVLEDILITHHHHDHVGGVEALKQATGARVCGPAKERIPARDVALGDGDQVQVLGLDFEIIAVPGHTLGHIAYYSAPLLFCGDTLFAAGCGRLFEGTPEQMHQSLSRLAALPAETRVYCTHEYTLSNLRFATAVEPGNPHVAQRFADVTQMRSENRISLPSTIGLELLTNPFLRTAETSVKQKADEWKGHSNASQASVFAALRSWKDTF